A single window of Colletes latitarsis isolate SP2378_abdomen chromosome 11, iyColLati1, whole genome shotgun sequence DNA harbors:
- the LOC143348052 gene encoding uncharacterized protein LOC143348052, producing the protein MFCLKRRSNDDANLNETLNEDDFGWWLSKDEDLKSPTSSQSKDCLSLESSESMLSCIDSDDNESYSLAQEFGQERNDNCEKIELASLIHDDLDVDLIEQDAIGNEPEVAAFPAKEAEKYFDESGSKSHGFQGMCYTPERLIRSQEYRILTPSPRYLSISQARIMPENENQRKALRCRRRLNYLIDSKQVGTTRSKPHNRSEPAEIAVPTIVLHYRNNSKRSYDNKNAKMENNRDVTDYKNLSALDTADLEGKGSSYERLPVAWEDCKKTETYNSSLEDTSGIQSNDWSSDTHSDIQNTPLCLSDELASTNYKLDTSQERCTTMNEVMSILEVLDTDPEKAMVLLEEDRFCNSTSTHDNLTRLALTIETDAKVPGIRENSINSVYHLRRKVEDLQSNNKDIYRDIRNLRTSFQCDERKMADISSSTCKLRQDIHEMRYLDDLLNLLQGEIERISKRSWPFVIGGTKHQSEEVNLIV; encoded by the exons ATGTTCTGTTTGAAACGAAGAAGCAACGACGATGCGAACCTTAACGAGACTTTAAACGAGGACGATTTCGGATGGTGGCTAAGCAAAGACGAGGATCTAAAGTCACCGACATCCAGTCAGAGCAAAGACTGCCTGTCTCTGGAATCGTCCGAGTCGATGCTTTCCTGCATCGACTCCGACGACAATGAAAGTTATTCTCTGGCGCAGGAATTCGGGCAGGAACGAAACGATAACTGCGAGAAGATAGAACTCGCGTCTTTGATTCACGATGATCTCGACGTGGACCTTATAGAACAGGATGCGATTGGGAACGAACCG GAGGTCGCGGCGTTTCCAGCGAAAGAGGCTGAAAAGTACTTCGACGAGTCGGGGTCGAAATCGCATGGATTTCAGGGCATGTGCTACACCCCGGAAAGGCTGATTAGATCTCAGGAGTATAGAATACTCACTCCATCGCCCCGTTACTTATCCATCTCTCAGGCGAGAATCATGCCAGAAAATGAAAATCAACGGAAGGCACTTCGTTGCCGGCGGCGATTGAATTATCTTATCGACTCTAAGCAAGTTG GTACGACACGATCAAAACCCCACAATCGATCCGAACCAGCGGAAATAGCGGTGCCGACGATCGTTTTGCATTATCGAAACAATTCTAAACGAAGCTAcgacaacaagaacgcgaaaatggaAAATAACAGAGACGTAACGGATTATAAGAACTTATCTGCATTGGATACAGCCGATTTAGAAGGCAAAGGATCCAGCTACGAAAGGCTCCCCGTCGCCTGGGAGGACTGTAAAAAGACTGAAACTTATAACTCCTCTCTAGAAGACACCTCGGGTATCCAGAGCAACGACTGGAGCTCGGATACACACAGCGACATACAAAACACACCTTTGTGTCTTTCCGACGAGTTAGCGTCGACGAATTACAAGCTCGACACATCGCAG GAACGATGTACTACTATGAACGAGGTAATGTCAATTCTTGAAGTCCTTGATACCGATCCCGAGAAAGCGATGGTTCTACTTGAAGAAGATCGTTTTTGCAACAGCACTTCTACCCACGATAATTTAACCAGGCTGGCCCTGACGATCGAAACTGATGCAAAAGTACCAGGGATTCGCGAAAATTCTATAAATTCGGTCTACCACCTCCGAAGGAAAGTGGAAGATCTTCAGTCCAACAACAAAGATATTTACAGGGATATTCGTAATCTAAGAACGAGTTTTCAG TGTGACGAACGAAAAATGGCGGACATCTCATCCAGCACGTGCAAACTGCGACAGGACATTCACGAGATGCGATATCTCGACGATCTCTTAAATCTCTTGCAAGGAGAAATCGAAAGAATCTCAAAAAGAAGTTGGCCGTTCGTAATTGGCGGTACGAAACACCAATCGGAGGAAGTGAATCTCATCGTGTAA
- the LOC143348061 gene encoding uncharacterized protein LOC143348061 isoform X2: MSDQPASCPLCGAILRQSRNLRRHLELLHFGLGSNNKSGIHMRHRRTDRSNDLIRSTLASICPPHTTRTDYPRTENTDFSTSLSIASTVSSSASSVSLAGSLLGPSSNALGTSDQSMNCVLVSASSSCTASMAPANGIYTSDGNASMLSCLLPSLPSLPSLSSPHDVFRHGEMLRAGIAYHDLRQNAKQMQRTDVT; encoded by the exons ATGTCCGATCAGCCAGCATCTTGTCCACTGTGCGGTGCAATTTTGCGCCAATCACGAAATTTAAGGAGACACTTAGAGCTCCTACATTTTGGACTCGGTAGCAATAATAAATCCGGTATACATATGAGACACCGAAGGACTGATAGAAGTAACGATCTCATTCGGTCTACGTTAGCGTCTATTTGCCCGCCACACACGACGAGGACGGATTATCCAAGAACCGAGAATACAGATTTTTCGACATCCCTTTCCATTGCTTCGACGGTCAGTTCCAGCGCATCGAGTGTCAGTCTTGCAG GAAGCTTGTTGGGGCCAAGTTCGAACGCGCTAGGGACCAGCGATCAAAGTATGAATTGTGTGCTGGTGTCTGCGTCAAGTTCGTGCACTGCTTCCATGGCTCCTGCTAACGGAATATATACGTCTGATGGTAATGCCAGTATGTTAAGTTGTTTGTTACCTTCGTTACCATCTTTGCCTTCACTTTCCTCGCCGCACGACGTATTTCGACACGGTGAAATGCTGCGAGCTGGTATCGCGTACCACGACTTGAGACAAAATGCAAAGCAAATGCAGCGTACCGACGTTACTTAA
- the LOC143348061 gene encoding uncharacterized protein LOC143348061 isoform X1 yields the protein MSSDFVELILGDGLSKARSMSDQPASCPLCGAILRQSRNLRRHLELLHFGLGSNNKSGIHMRHRRTDRSNDLIRSTLASICPPHTTRTDYPRTENTDFSTSLSIASTVSSSASSVSLAGSLLGPSSNALGTSDQSMNCVLVSASSSCTASMAPANGIYTSDGNASMLSCLLPSLPSLPSLSSPHDVFRHGEMLRAGIAYHDLRQNAKQMQRTDVT from the exons ATGTCTTCAGACTTTGTGGAATTAATTTTAGGAGATGGATTGTCCAAAGCACGAAGCATGTCCGATCAGCCAGCATCTTGTCCACTGTGCGGTGCAATTTTGCGCCAATCACGAAATTTAAGGAGACACTTAGAGCTCCTACATTTTGGACTCGGTAGCAATAATAAATCCGGTATACATATGAGACACCGAAGGACTGATAGAAGTAACGATCTCATTCGGTCTACGTTAGCGTCTATTTGCCCGCCACACACGACGAGGACGGATTATCCAAGAACCGAGAATACAGATTTTTCGACATCCCTTTCCATTGCTTCGACGGTCAGTTCCAGCGCATCGAGTGTCAGTCTTGCAG GAAGCTTGTTGGGGCCAAGTTCGAACGCGCTAGGGACCAGCGATCAAAGTATGAATTGTGTGCTGGTGTCTGCGTCAAGTTCGTGCACTGCTTCCATGGCTCCTGCTAACGGAATATATACGTCTGATGGTAATGCCAGTATGTTAAGTTGTTTGTTACCTTCGTTACCATCTTTGCCTTCACTTTCCTCGCCGCACGACGTATTTCGACACGGTGAAATGCTGCGAGCTGGTATCGCGTACCACGACTTGAGACAAAATGCAAAGCAAATGCAGCGTACCGACGTTACTTAA
- the LOC143348054 gene encoding uncharacterized protein LOC143348054 isoform X1: MGSSGQLYSLSWGEFSSSLASAVQLLRGHGDLVDVTLAAGGRSFPAHKIVLCAASPFLLDLLKSTPCQHPVVMLAGIGADDLESLLEFVYRGEVSVEPSQLPSLLQAAHCLCIHGLTPPTILTENGEEVPASEIPAANEALSKETISPYFPLKRRKKRRKSSSSSGKWPRTSSNVDNESRPVDGSDSRSVGYDHKDDENTEHGDDTVNDRLEYSNHRSCHSPRPQEAQPVTTENFQAGPHQDQISDNESHLHTLMPMQPYSPLHIPQFPGPLSMGFPPGIPLPLVTQGSTSGTASCGLTGNMNLSKIRGASDCPGVCPLCGATLRQARNLRRHLLSSCKYRFSSNPVPSSPADAMMIEIKPEVELPGYNEQSITYGTDSGSSTCEQIICKPSPLPSPTSHGPNVVSPQSNIPSPTIAR; encoded by the exons ATGGGAAGCAGCGGCCAATTGTATAGTCTCTCCTGGGGAGAATTTAGTTCGTCGTTAGCTTCTGCAGTGCAGCTATTGAGAGGTCATGGTGATTTGGTCGATGTTACTTTAGCTGCTGGTGGACGCAGTTTTCCTGCGCATAAGATAGTTCTTTGCGCGGCTAGTCCATTTCTATTGGATTTGTTAAAG AGCACACCGTGTCAGCATCCAGTGGTCATGTTAGCCGGTATAGGCGCCGATGATTTGGAATCGTTATTGGAGTTTGTATACCGTGGTGAAGTGAGCGTAGAACCATCTCAATTGCCTTCTCTGCTTCAAGCTGCTCATTGCCTTTGTATTCATGGATTAACACCACCTACTATATTAACCGAA AATGGAGAAGAAGTACCTGCATCGGAAATACCGGCAGCAAACGAAGCCTTATCGAAAGAAACGATTAGTCCATATTTTCCATTAAAACGacggaaaaaaagaagaaagtcCTCGTCCTCTTCTGGGAAATGGCCGCGTACTAGTAGTAATGTCGACAATGAAAGTAGGCCCGTAGATGGAAGCGACAGCCGATCAGTTGGTTATGATCACAAAGACGACGAGAATACGGAGCATGGCGATGATACAG TGAACGATCGATTGGAATATTCGAATCATCGGAGTTGTCATTCGCCACGTCCACAAGAAGCGCAACCAGTTACGACAGAAAATTTTCAAGCAGGACCGCATCAAGATCAAATATCGGACAATGAGTCGCATCTTCATACCTTAATGCCAATGCAGCCATATTCTCCACTGCACATACCGCAATTTCCTGGTCCCCTCAGTATGGGTTTTCCTCCTGGTATACCGCTTCCGTTAGTTACTCAGGGTTCAACTTCTGGAACAGCGTCTTGTGGACTTACTGGGAATATGAATTTGTCTAAAATACGTGGTGCATCGGATTGTCCTGGCGTTTGCCCGCTTTGTGGTGCTACGTTACGGCAAGCAAGGAATTTACGTAGACATCTCCTATCGTCTTGCAAATATAGGTTTAGTAGTAATCCGGTTCCGAGTTCTCCGGCTGACGCGATGATGATAGAAATAAAACCTGAAGTCGAACTGCCCGGTTACAATGAGCAGTCTATAACATATGGAACTGATAGCGGAAGTAGTACCTGTGAGCAAATAATTTGTAAGCCCAGTCCACTTCCTTCGCCGACGTCGCACGGGCCGAATGTTGTCTCGCCACAAAGCAACATTCCGTCTCCAACTATTGCTAGATGA
- the LOC143348054 gene encoding uncharacterized protein LOC143348054 isoform X2, giving the protein MGSSGQLYSLSWGEFSSSLASAVQLLRGHGDLVDVTLAAGGRSFPAHKIVLCAASPFLLDLLKNGEEVPASEIPAANEALSKETISPYFPLKRRKKRRKSSSSSGKWPRTSSNVDNESRPVDGSDSRSVGYDHKDDENTEHGDDTVNDRLEYSNHRSCHSPRPQEAQPVTTENFQAGPHQDQISDNESHLHTLMPMQPYSPLHIPQFPGPLSMGFPPGIPLPLVTQGSTSGTASCGLTGNMNLSKIRGASDCPGVCPLCGATLRQARNLRRHLLSSCKYRFSSNPVPSSPADAMMIEIKPEVELPGYNEQSITYGTDSGSSTCEQIICKPSPLPSPTSHGPNVVSPQSNIPSPTIAR; this is encoded by the exons ATGGGAAGCAGCGGCCAATTGTATAGTCTCTCCTGGGGAGAATTTAGTTCGTCGTTAGCTTCTGCAGTGCAGCTATTGAGAGGTCATGGTGATTTGGTCGATGTTACTTTAGCTGCTGGTGGACGCAGTTTTCCTGCGCATAAGATAGTTCTTTGCGCGGCTAGTCCATTTCTATTGGATTTGTTAAAG AATGGAGAAGAAGTACCTGCATCGGAAATACCGGCAGCAAACGAAGCCTTATCGAAAGAAACGATTAGTCCATATTTTCCATTAAAACGacggaaaaaaagaagaaagtcCTCGTCCTCTTCTGGGAAATGGCCGCGTACTAGTAGTAATGTCGACAATGAAAGTAGGCCCGTAGATGGAAGCGACAGCCGATCAGTTGGTTATGATCACAAAGACGACGAGAATACGGAGCATGGCGATGATACAG TGAACGATCGATTGGAATATTCGAATCATCGGAGTTGTCATTCGCCACGTCCACAAGAAGCGCAACCAGTTACGACAGAAAATTTTCAAGCAGGACCGCATCAAGATCAAATATCGGACAATGAGTCGCATCTTCATACCTTAATGCCAATGCAGCCATATTCTCCACTGCACATACCGCAATTTCCTGGTCCCCTCAGTATGGGTTTTCCTCCTGGTATACCGCTTCCGTTAGTTACTCAGGGTTCAACTTCTGGAACAGCGTCTTGTGGACTTACTGGGAATATGAATTTGTCTAAAATACGTGGTGCATCGGATTGTCCTGGCGTTTGCCCGCTTTGTGGTGCTACGTTACGGCAAGCAAGGAATTTACGTAGACATCTCCTATCGTCTTGCAAATATAGGTTTAGTAGTAATCCGGTTCCGAGTTCTCCGGCTGACGCGATGATGATAGAAATAAAACCTGAAGTCGAACTGCCCGGTTACAATGAGCAGTCTATAACATATGGAACTGATAGCGGAAGTAGTACCTGTGAGCAAATAATTTGTAAGCCCAGTCCACTTCCTTCGCCGACGTCGCACGGGCCGAATGTTGTCTCGCCACAAAGCAACATTCCGTCTCCAACTATTGCTAGATGA
- the LOC143347540 gene encoding uncharacterized protein LOC143347540: protein MSSEDSFKLQTNYNIKKIVEEQVIKALQEKEYTLNTVNSNGENLLHISAANGCLDIIKEIFRKQDSRNIINRKNNYGWTPLMLAIRNRDIKTVKFLLEKKANVNESTYLGMSVLGLSAAINLDMFETVYQACPSALLNSTNDDITPLCIAAMKNDKKLFFKLLELGFEVSKSNEYTHIMMRRSTIPEIANLSKTHLNMDDYWNDITDNISIETDSDKEKQQLYEQCDIQTARNTKNKRDEDNENNNKLSFTNFPTQPIFVFHPLEQKDDNCNNNVTTDSKKCSVPSKESCKLNLMIKHLDPIQNSLISPTLTCTLDGISPASPNIYFEKDDYDDKINVNISSNVEEKHLIQDKTEIDVQYSKNNNCLTNLPLQRLQSIRPPDLNIHNNQEDLDITIGCITEFSPIRSSHVPPDINDENVFGENTPTPPRYKTPPRGMTLNSEEAKMFVLLKRYGLNQHIPIFLKEEVDIDLFMTLTDNDLIEIGIKDALDRKAILNVIMDYKYSMI from the exons ATGTCTAGCGAAGATAGTTTTAAACTACAgacaaattataatataaagaaaattgtAGAAGAACAAGTCATAAAAGCATTACAGGAAAAag aatATACTTTAAATACAGTGAATAGCAATGGAGAAAACTTATTGCACATCAGTGCAGCAAATGGTTGTCTTGatattataaaagaaattttcCGAAAACAGGATTCCCGCAATATTATTAATAGAAAAAATAATTATGGTTGGACACCATTAATGTTAGCAATTCGTAATAGAGATATAAAAACTGTAAAATTTCTGCTGGAAAAAAAAGCTAATGTAAATGAATCAACTTATCTTG GTATGTCAGTTCTTGGATTGTCAGCTGCAATAAATCTAGATATGTTTGAAACTGTATACCAAGCATGTCCATCTGCACTATTAAATTCTACAAATGATGATATTACACCACTTTGTATAGCTGCTATGAAAAAtgataaaaagttattttttaaattattagaatTGGGTTTTGAAGTTTCTAAAAGTA ATGAATATACACATATTATGATGAGACGATCAACAATACCTGAAATAGCTAATTTATCAAAAACACATCTTAATATGGACGATTATTGGAATGATATCACAGATAATATTTCTATAGAAACTGATTCAGACAAAGAAAAGCAACAGTTATACGAACAATGTGATATACAAACAGCACGTAATACTAAAAATAAACGTGATGAGGACAAtgaaaataacaataaattgtCATTTACGAATTTTCCTACTCAACCAATTTTTGTGTTTCACCCTCTGGAACAGAAGGATGACAATTGTAACAATAATGTGACAACTGATTCAAAAAAATGTTCAGTACCATCAAAAGAATcttgtaaattaaatttgatGATAAAACATTTAGATCCTATACAAAATAGTTTAATTTCACCGACTTTGACATGCACGCTCGATGGAATATCACCTGCATCTCCGAATATATATTTCGAAAAAGATGATTATGATGATAAAATTAATGTCAATATATCTAGTAACGTGGAAGAAAAACATTTAATTCAAGATAAAACTGAAATAGACGTACAATATTCAAagaataataattgtttaaccaATCTACCTTTGCAGAG ATTGCAGTCTATTCGTCCACCGGATTTAAATATCCATAATAATCAAGAAGATCTTGATATTACTATTGGCTGTATAACTGAATTTAGTCCAATTCGCTCGTCACACGTACCCCCCGATATAAATGATGAAAATGTATTTGGGGAAAATACACCAACTCCGCCACGTTATAAAACACCACCGAGAGGTATGACTTTAAATTCGGAAGAAGCAAAAATGTTTGTTCTATTAAAACGTTACGGACTGAATCAACATATTCCTATATTTCTTAAAGAAGAA GTTGACATTGATCTTTTTATGACTCTTACTGATAATGACTTAATTGAGATTGGTATAAAAGATGCATTGGACAGGAAAGCTATACTAAATGTTATAATGGACTACAAATACTCAATGATATAG
- the LOC143348261 gene encoding uncharacterized protein LOC143348261, whose translation MHLLLQTQKVKIPYIKLEDYLPSYVISQFLADSKGYINLSCYKLPFVHVLPSTKKGKLLSISKEIPTQSRFKDYDQLRRYWKNMYGYSLPKNKDGILYYEITFLMPRSNIFTYPSLCVAISPLDIIPDREKELTVTSFLSDMLKKLPKICGNQLQISKEILNATLSSNGSVESKELDTHSSVKCADKLKKNTNITSTSLKTQLVRIHKNQNDSQCFNSTQISAMQSMITSCIGASTSKNMDVNSTEQERISRYFKVQKPHSVINKGVPTQERSQNRIPLKEKLLKFKFNENNNAPVRETDENINIEAMAKNNKLHEVQNKILSNWLKKHSIPHNSKGKKTELINKILSHIRNTQVLKQYRV comes from the exons ATGCATTTACTACTTCAAACACAAAAAGTTAAAATTCCATATATAAAGCTTGAAGATTATCTCCCATCATATGTGATATCCCAATTTTTAGCAGATTCTAAAGGATATATTAATTTATCTTGTTATAAATTACCATTTGTACATGTCCTACCAAG caCAAAAAAGGGCAAACTATTATCTATATCTAAAGAAATTCCAACACAAAGTCGTTTTAAAGATTATGACCAATTACGTAGATATTGGAAAAATATG tatggttatTCTTTGCCTAAAAATAAAGATGGAATTTTATATTATGAAATTACATTTCTAATGCCAAGATCAAATATATTTACATATCCTAGTTTATGTGTTGCAATTAGTCCATTAGATATTATTCCAGATAGGGAGAAAGAACTTACAGTTACAAGCTTCTTATCTGACATGCTTAAAAAATTACCTAAAATTTGTGGTAATCAGCTACAAATTTCTAAA GAAATTCTAAATGCAACTTTATCATCCAATGGATCAGTAGAAAGCAAAGAATTAGATACACATTCTTCTGTTAAATGTGCAGATAAATTGAAAAAGAACACAAATATTACTTCCACATCATTAAAAACACAATTAGTTAGGATTCATAAAAATCAAAatg aTAGTCAATGTTTTAATAGTACACAAATTTCTGCAATGCAATCTATGATAACAAGTTGCATTGGAGCTAGCACATCAAAAAATATGGATGTTAATTCCACAGAGCAAGAAAGAATTTCTAGATATTTTAAAGTTCAAAAACCACACTCTGTTATTAATAAAGGAGTG CCGACACAAGAAAGAAGTCAAAACCGTATAccgttaaaagaaaaattgttaaaatttaagtttaacgAAAATAATAATGCGCCCGTACGAGAAACG GATGAAAATATTAACATAGAAGCAATGGCAAAGAATAACAAATTACACGAGGTGCAAAATAAGATTTTAAGTAATTGGTTAAAAAAGCATTCTATACCACACAACTCTAAAGGAAAAAAAACCGaacttattaacaaaattttatcTCATATTAGAAATACGCAAGTATTAAAGCAATATcgcgtttaa